One genomic segment of Erpetoichthys calabaricus chromosome 7, fErpCal1.3, whole genome shotgun sequence includes these proteins:
- the LOC114654171 gene encoding jerky protein homolog-like has protein sequence MATKRKKVVLMEQKLEAIKRLDKGETMQKVANDFGIGRIRDKGVPISGPILQQKALHFRNEFNEGNPDFTASVGWLDRWKKCYGIRQLCVCGEKLSSNFEEMEAFKKRFQEFIETESLTGDQIFNCDESGLNYKMLPSKSLAARTDAAAPGYKRSKERLTILACSNATANLKMNLAMIGKSKNPRAFKTVSKNALPVKYYSQKSTWMSSEICKDCFFKEFIPSTEKFLKENNLLRKAVLLLDNIPMHPDAEELQDGDIKAMFLPPNVTAICQPMDQGVLEMIKRNYRRKLLSTAIEEIEEGQDMIEKLKRVNVKDVAYWVARACADVRAPTIAKSWKKLLGDDESMETESTDQTEETILPLVQRIPGCEDASLQEIESWMKDDDQYEITDEEIVALVNCDDNEIEDQDQAPTVQPLRISHNDGVKALETAIKYIE, from the exons ATGGCGACGAAAAGAAAGAAAGTTGTATTGATGGAACAAAAACTTGAGGCAATCAAGAGACTGGACAAGGGAGAGACAATGCAGAAGGTAGCTAACGACTTTGGCATTGGACGG ATCAGGGACAAAGGTGTGCCTATTTCAGGGCCTATTTTACAGCAAAAGGCGTTGCATTTTCGTAATGAATTCAATGAAGGAAACCCAGATTTCACAGCAAGTGTTGGTTGGCTCGACCGATGGAAGAAATGCTACGGTATCCGTCAGTTATGTGTTTGTGGTGAAAAACTATCATCAAATTTTGAAGAAATGGAAGCATTCAAGAAAAGATTTCAGGAATTTATTGAAACTGAAAGCCTAACGGGTGATCAGATATTTAACTGTGATGAGTCAGGCCTTAATTACAAAATGTTACCTAGTAAGAGtcttgcagccagaactgatgcGGCAGCCCCTGGCTACAAGCGTAGCAAGGAAAGGCTGACAATTTTAGCATGCAGCAATGCTACAGCAAACCTCAAAATGAACCTTGCAATGATTGGAAAGTCCAAAAATCCTAGAGCCTTTAAAACAGTTTCAAAAAACGCTCTTCCTGTAAAATACTACAGTCAGAAAAGCACATGGATGAGCAGTGAAATTTGCAAAGACTGTTTTTTTAAGGAATTCATTCCTTCAACAGAGAagtttttgaaagaaaataatttactcAGAAAAGCAGTTTTGTTGCTAGATAATATTCCAATGCACCCTGATGCAGAGGAGCTTCAAGATGGTGACATTAAGGCAATGTTTCTGCCCCCAAATGTAACTGCCATATGCCAACCTATGGATCAGGGCGTTTTGGAAATGATAAAAAGGAACTATCGCAGGAAGCTACTGTCCACAGCGATAGAAGAAATTGAAGAAGGACAAGATATGATTGAAAAATTGAAACGCGTCAATGTAAAGGATGTTGCTTATTGGGTTGCAAGGGCCTGTGCTGATGTAAGGGCTCCAACAATTGCCAAATCATGGAAGAAGCTGCTAGGCGATGATGAAAGTATGGAAACGGAAAGCACAGATCAAACCGAAGAAACCATTCTACCTTTAGTGCAACGTATCCCTGGATGCGAGGATGCATCTTTGCAAGAAATCGAAAGTTGGATGAAGGATGATGATCAGTATGAAATAACTGATGAAGAAATTGTCGCTCTTGTCAATTGCGATGACAACGAAATTGAAGATCAAGATCAAGCACCAACTGTTCAGCCTCTCAGAATTTCACATAACGATGGAGTTAAGGCTctagaaactgcaattaaatacattgagTAA